The following proteins are encoded in a genomic region of Actinomadura sp. NAK00032:
- a CDS encoding helix-turn-helix domain-containing protein, whose translation MRPHLDEVADDMILEIQTRVREYDRPGDGSYSGTLRLAVERVLHFFVDRVGDPAHDPAPVTDFFRAIGRGEAGEGRSLDAMQTAMRVGGMVAWRRMTEGAEALKVSPRTLGAVGEVLMQFQDELAHAAAEGFSQAKAAVAGEMQRRRKRLLDLLFADPPAAQEAIADLAAAAHWPVPRTVAAVALGRHHQDARQPAFPPDVLADLTRRTPSLIIPDPDGPGRAKLVDRALSGTLAVVGPTVPLMEAARSIQWARKTLSLVQRGVIEAESGVIRSVEHMSTLILFQDEGLITSLADLRLAPLAHLRPSQQDRLAETLLAWLQSGRNANEVAMRLHVHPQTVRYRLRQLEELFGDQLLDPDLRFDLEIVLRARALLADNAGERIITPSREAVGDSGEVVSFRRS comes from the coding sequence ATGAGGCCGCACCTCGACGAGGTGGCGGACGACATGATCCTGGAGATCCAGACGCGCGTCAGGGAGTACGACCGCCCCGGGGACGGCTCCTACTCCGGCACCCTGCGGCTCGCCGTCGAGCGCGTGCTGCACTTCTTCGTCGACCGGGTGGGCGACCCGGCGCACGACCCCGCTCCCGTGACCGACTTCTTCCGCGCCATCGGCCGCGGCGAGGCCGGCGAGGGGCGCAGCCTCGACGCCATGCAGACCGCGATGCGGGTCGGCGGCATGGTCGCGTGGCGACGGATGACCGAGGGCGCGGAGGCGCTGAAGGTGTCCCCGCGCACGCTCGGCGCCGTCGGCGAGGTGCTGATGCAGTTCCAGGACGAGCTCGCGCACGCCGCCGCCGAGGGCTTCTCGCAGGCCAAGGCCGCCGTCGCGGGCGAGATGCAGCGCCGCCGCAAGCGCCTGCTCGACCTGCTGTTCGCCGACCCGCCGGCCGCGCAGGAGGCCATCGCCGACCTCGCCGCCGCCGCGCACTGGCCCGTCCCCCGGACGGTCGCTGCGGTCGCGCTCGGCCGGCACCACCAGGACGCCCGGCAGCCCGCGTTCCCGCCGGACGTCCTCGCCGACCTGACCCGGCGCACCCCCAGCCTGATCATCCCGGACCCGGACGGCCCCGGCCGCGCCAAGCTCGTCGACCGGGCCCTGTCCGGGACGCTCGCCGTCGTCGGCCCCACGGTCCCGCTGATGGAGGCGGCGCGGTCCATCCAGTGGGCGCGCAAGACGCTGTCGCTCGTCCAGCGCGGGGTCATCGAGGCGGAGAGCGGCGTGATCCGCAGCGTGGAGCACATGTCCACGCTGATCCTGTTCCAGGACGAGGGCCTCATCACCTCGCTCGCCGACCTGCGCCTCGCGCCGCTGGCGCACCTGCGCCCGAGCCAGCAGGACCGGCTCGCCGAGACGCTGCTCGCCTGGCTCCAGTCGGGCCGCAACGCCAACGAGGTCGCGATGCGGCTGCACGTCCACCCGCAGACCGTCCGGTACCGGCTGCGCCAGCTGGAGGAGCTGTTCGGCGACCAGCTGCTCGACCCGGACCTGCGCTTCGACCTGGAGATCGTGCTGCGCGCCCGCGCGCTGCTCGCCGACAACGCGGGCGAGCGGATCATCACGCCGTCCCGGGAGGCGGTCGGCGACTCCGGCGAGGTGGTCAGCTTCCGCCGGAGCTGA